In Liquorilactobacillus nagelii DSM 13675, the following proteins share a genomic window:
- a CDS encoding ABC transporter ATP-binding protein, producing MIKPIIQFRNFSFQYESQAEKTLKKINLDIYPGEKVLLAGASGSGKSTLGRCLNGLIPEAFSGKMMGTCLINGHQAKDSSIFELSFAVGTVLQDPDSQFVGLTVVEDLAFSLENDCQPQANMRAATRKWAEKLHLTDLLQHSPQEISGGQKQRVAMGGVLIDESKILLFDEPLANLDPAAGQATMQLLNHLAAQQDLTVIIIEHRIEEVLTAGIDHLVLLENGQIVADDRPEKLLASNILAKLGLREPLYLNAIRQTGINLTDCTSLLNVQKVAAPNLKESLQQWNTSLHLESKPVSKVPLLEVKQLKFGYASNQPIINNLSFTLYQGEMVSLVGKNGTGKSTLSNLIAGFLTPSAGEIKFAGENLLKLSVKQRAEKIGYILQDPNQMISQTKIFDEVASGLRLRQVAETEIKAQVGKILKICGLYQMRNWPISALSFGQKKRVTIASILVLAPQMLILDEPTAGQDLYHYTEIMNFLEKLQRQHNLTIVLITHDMHLMLEYTQRTLVLNNGALLADDSPAAILTNDKTIQKSSLARTSLFDLAEHFCLPSATDFVSKFIQAERQARISD from the coding sequence ATGATTAAACCAATTATTCAATTCAGAAACTTTTCTTTCCAATATGAGAGTCAAGCTGAAAAAACTTTAAAAAAGATTAATCTTGATATATATCCGGGTGAAAAAGTTTTACTGGCTGGGGCTTCGGGGTCAGGTAAATCAACACTGGGACGCTGTCTTAACGGATTAATTCCAGAAGCTTTTTCTGGAAAGATGATGGGGACTTGTTTGATTAATGGTCATCAAGCAAAAGACAGCTCAATTTTTGAGCTGTCTTTTGCTGTTGGGACTGTTCTACAAGATCCTGATAGCCAATTTGTAGGTTTGACAGTGGTGGAGGATTTGGCTTTTTCGCTTGAAAATGACTGTCAACCACAAGCAAATATGCGAGCAGCCACGCGAAAATGGGCCGAAAAGTTGCATTTAACTGATTTACTACAACACTCTCCGCAAGAAATTTCCGGTGGTCAAAAACAGCGGGTGGCAATGGGGGGAGTTTTAATTGATGAAAGCAAAATTTTATTGTTTGATGAGCCGTTAGCTAACTTAGATCCAGCTGCTGGTCAAGCAACAATGCAATTGTTAAATCATTTAGCTGCTCAACAAGATTTGACGGTAATTATTATTGAGCATCGAATTGAAGAAGTTTTAACTGCTGGAATTGATCACTTGGTTTTATTGGAAAATGGACAGATAGTTGCAGACGATCGGCCAGAGAAACTATTGGCTAGTAATATATTGGCAAAACTCGGACTGCGTGAACCACTATATTTGAATGCCATTCGACAAACAGGAATTAATCTGACAGATTGCACCTCCTTACTCAACGTTCAAAAAGTAGCTGCGCCAAATTTAAAAGAATCTTTGCAGCAATGGAATACTAGTTTACATCTTGAAAGTAAGCCAGTTTCTAAAGTTCCTTTATTAGAGGTTAAGCAATTAAAGTTTGGGTATGCAAGCAATCAACCAATCATTAACAATTTATCATTTACACTTTACCAAGGTGAAATGGTCAGTTTGGTAGGCAAGAATGGTACTGGTAAATCGACTTTGAGTAATTTAATTGCTGGTTTTTTAACCCCGAGTGCGGGAGAAATTAAATTTGCAGGTGAAAATTTATTGAAGTTATCAGTCAAACAACGTGCTGAAAAAATTGGTTATATTCTCCAAGATCCTAACCAAATGATTTCTCAAACCAAGATTTTTGATGAGGTTGCCAGTGGATTAAGATTACGACAAGTAGCTGAAACAGAAATTAAGGCTCAGGTAGGTAAAATCTTGAAAATCTGTGGCTTATATCAAATGCGCAATTGGCCAATTTCAGCCTTAAGTTTTGGACAAAAAAAGCGGGTTACGATCGCTTCAATTTTGGTGTTAGCACCACAAATGCTGATTTTAGACGAACCTACTGCTGGTCAGGACCTATATCATTACACGGAAATAATGAACTTTTTGGAAAAATTGCAGCGACAACACAATTTAACAATTGTGTTGATCACTCATGATATGCACTTAATGTTGGAATATACTCAGCGAACACTAGTTTTGAATAATGGTGCCTTGTTGGCTGATGATTCTCCAGCTGCTATTTTGACTAATGATAAGACTATTCAAAAATCTTCACTGGCTAGGACAAGTCTTTTTGATTTGGCAGAACACTTTTGTTTGCCATCAGCTACAGATTTTGTCAGCAAGTTTATCCAAGCAGAAAGGCAGGCGAGAATCAGTGACTGA
- a CDS encoding amino acid permease, with protein sequence MSGLFRRKNVDDLLADATPLTRTLKTMDLTFLGIGAIIGTGIFVLTGKGALTAGPALSVSFLIAAICCGFTGLCYAEFASMAPVAGSAYTYSYLAFGEIIAFVIGWDLILEYALGAATVSVGWSGYFLNLLSEMGIHIPTVLTAAAGTTPGVTTYFNLPAFIIVLVITWIISIGINQTKRVNDTMVIIKLAVIILFIVCTVWFIKPHNWTPFSPYGIYSFHNGTAAGVIPAASIVFFSFIGFDSVASSAEETINPSKTLPRGILLSLLISTVLYIIMTLIMTGVVKYTVFTKYLNAPILAVLHQTGQSWLALIVSIGAILGMTTVILVQLYGQSRICYSMSRDGLFPKFFGEVSPKYKTPFKGTWFFGILTAIAGGFINLNILSELVNIGTLTAFILVSAGILWMRKNHPEIHRGFRAPGVPVTPIIAIIFCITLIIGLNWETWVRFLVWFALGMILYFAYGKKHSLLNH encoded by the coding sequence ATGAGTGGACTTTTTCGAAGAAAAAATGTTGATGACTTGTTAGCAGACGCAACTCCACTAACAAGAACACTCAAAACAATGGATTTAACGTTTTTGGGAATTGGGGCAATTATTGGAACTGGAATTTTTGTTTTAACTGGTAAAGGTGCTTTAACTGCAGGTCCAGCTCTATCAGTTTCGTTTTTAATCGCGGCAATTTGTTGTGGTTTTACTGGACTATGTTATGCCGAATTTGCTTCGATGGCTCCGGTAGCTGGCTCAGCTTACACTTATTCTTACTTAGCCTTTGGTGAAATAATTGCTTTTGTTATTGGCTGGGATTTGATTTTGGAATATGCTTTAGGAGCGGCAACTGTATCAGTTGGTTGGTCAGGTTACTTTTTAAATTTATTATCGGAAATGGGGATCCATATTCCAACGGTCCTAACGGCGGCGGCAGGAACGACGCCGGGGGTTACAACTTACTTTAATTTACCGGCCTTTATAATTGTTTTGGTAATTACTTGGATTATTTCAATTGGGATTAATCAAACTAAACGAGTTAATGATACAATGGTAATCATCAAGTTAGCAGTTATTATTTTATTCATTGTCTGCACAGTTTGGTTTATTAAACCACATAATTGGACTCCATTTTCACCATATGGAATTTATAGTTTTCATAATGGTACGGCAGCCGGAGTAATTCCAGCAGCTTCAATTGTTTTCTTTTCATTCATCGGTTTTGACTCAGTCGCATCGAGTGCTGAAGAAACAATTAATCCAAGCAAGACGCTGCCTCGAGGAATTTTATTATCACTTTTAATTTCGACTGTTTTGTATATTATTATGACCTTGATTATGACAGGTGTTGTTAAGTATACAGTCTTTACTAAGTATTTAAATGCTCCAATTTTAGCAGTTTTGCACCAAACCGGCCAAAGCTGGTTAGCCTTGATTGTCAGCATTGGCGCTATTTTAGGAATGACGACTGTTATTTTAGTTCAATTATATGGTCAGTCAAGAATTTGTTACTCAATGTCACGTGATGGATTATTCCCAAAGTTTTTTGGTGAAGTTAGTCCTAAATATAAAACACCATTTAAGGGAACTTGGTTTTTTGGTATTTTAACAGCGATTGCTGGTGGGTTCATTAACTTGAATATTTTGTCAGAGCTGGTTAATATCGGCACGCTAACGGCCTTCATTCTTGTATCAGCGGGGATTTTATGGATGCGCAAAAACCATCCAGAAATCCATCGCGGCTTTCGAGCACCAGGTGTTCCAGTTACTCCAATTATTGCGATTATTTTCTGCATTACTTTGATTATTGGTCTTAACTGGGAAACATGGGTAAGATTTCTAGTTTGGTTCGCTTTAGGAATGATTTTATATTTTGCTTATGGCAAGAAACATTCCTTATTGAATCATTAG
- a CDS encoding DUF1304 domain-containing protein codes for MNIICNILVILVAVEALAIMLIEVFGSPELHAKAFDLSLDYTRMPEARISMSNQGIYNGFLGIGLLLIRFFFPTIITTSGALLFTIFIVVAAVWGWLSAHNVKIFLVQGIPALLATIFLFLS; via the coding sequence TTGAATATCATTTGTAATATCTTAGTAATATTAGTTGCAGTTGAAGCATTAGCAATTATGCTGATTGAGGTTTTTGGCAGTCCTGAATTACATGCTAAAGCATTTGATTTAAGTTTAGACTATACTCGCATGCCTGAGGCGAGAATTTCAATGAGCAATCAAGGAATCTATAATGGATTCCTCGGAATTGGTTTACTACTTATTCGTTTTTTCTTTCCAACGATAATTACAACTAGTGGTGCCTTGTTATTTACCATTTTTATTGTAGTTGCCGCTGTTTGGGGATGGTTAAGTGCACATAACGTCAAGATTTTTCTCGTTCAAGGGATTCCCGCACTTTTGGCGACAATCTTTTTATTCCTTAGTTAA
- a CDS encoding GNAT family N-acetyltransferase, producing MKFELATTKDLPRIVEIYNQAVLTRKSTADLVPLTIEQRKTWFAGHQNNMQRPLWVIKKTDLIIGWLSLSDFYGRPAYQRTAEVSLYLDQTYQGQGIGKQALRFLADQLSFCQVEIVLAFVFSHNQASQRLFQEFGYKKWGHFPEIASLDQQLRDLDILGKNYHLSV from the coding sequence ATGAAATTTGAATTAGCAACAACAAAAGATTTGCCGCGAATTGTTGAGATTTATAATCAAGCAGTTTTAACCCGAAAATCAACTGCAGATTTAGTTCCATTGACGATTGAGCAGCGAAAGACTTGGTTTGCAGGGCATCAAAACAATATGCAGCGACCGCTTTGGGTAATTAAAAAGACTGATTTGATAATTGGTTGGCTAAGTTTAAGTGATTTTTATGGTCGACCAGCTTATCAACGAACAGCTGAAGTCAGCCTCTATTTAGATCAAACCTATCAGGGACAAGGAATTGGCAAGCAGGCATTGAGATTTCTTGCTGATCAATTAAGTTTTTGTCAAGTTGAGATTGTACTAGCTTTTGTTTTCAGCCATAATCAGGCAAGTCAACGACTTTTTCAAGAGTTTGGCTACAAAAAGTGGGGACATTTTCCAGAAATAGCTTCATTGGATCAACAATTGCGAGATCTAGATATTTTAGGAAAGAATTACCATTTGTCAGTTTAA
- a CDS encoding glycosyltransferase family 2 protein, translated as MKVLSIVVPCYNSAAYLERCVNSLLLGEEKVEVILIDDGSTDQTGEKVDYYMQRFPERVKVIHQTNGGHGAAINAGLKVATGQYFKVVDSDDWLDAVSYQKVVDFLSLVSSKPTQLDLLVCNFVYDKQGSNHKKVMSYLNCLPQNQFFGWEKAKFPLGKYLLMHSIIYRTNLLREQVRLQLPKHTFYEDNLYAFEPLPFVKKIYYLDTDLYHYFIGRSDQSVNETVMLQRIDQQLKVNRMMIDFYVKQVNLSSPVADYLEKYLEIITTISSILLIKDGSLTSLQQKDELWEYIATSDLKLYHQLRRGLFGIGLHLPGRIGRKTAIGAYHLAQHMYGFN; from the coding sequence GTGAAAGTTTTAAGTATTGTTGTTCCTTGCTATAATTCAGCGGCTTATTTAGAGCGTTGTGTCAATTCATTACTGCTAGGAGAAGAAAAAGTTGAAGTCATTTTAATTGATGATGGTTCAACCGATCAAACCGGAGAAAAAGTTGATTACTATATGCAACGCTTCCCTGAAAGAGTCAAAGTGATTCATCAAACTAACGGCGGTCACGGAGCAGCTATTAATGCGGGCTTAAAAGTAGCCACTGGTCAATATTTTAAGGTGGTTGATAGCGATGACTGGTTAGATGCTGTTTCGTATCAAAAAGTTGTTGACTTTTTGAGCCTTGTTAGTTCAAAGCCGACTCAACTTGATTTGCTAGTTTGTAATTTTGTATATGATAAACAAGGGTCCAATCATAAAAAAGTAATGAGCTATTTAAATTGTTTACCACAAAATCAATTTTTTGGTTGGGAAAAGGCAAAATTTCCGCTGGGAAAATATTTACTGATGCATTCGATTATTTATCGGACTAATCTTTTACGTGAACAGGTTCGATTGCAACTGCCAAAACATACTTTTTATGAAGACAATTTATATGCATTTGAACCATTACCATTCGTGAAAAAAATTTATTATTTGGACACTGATTTATACCACTATTTTATCGGACGTTCGGATCAGTCTGTTAATGAAACTGTTATGTTGCAAAGAATTGATCAACAGCTTAAGGTAAATCGCATGATGATTGATTTTTATGTTAAGCAGGTTAATTTAAGCAGTCCGGTTGCAGACTACTTAGAAAAATATTTAGAGATTATCACAACTATTTCTTCAATTTTGTTAATTAAAGATGGTTCTTTGACCAGTCTGCAGCAAAAAGATGAATTGTGGGAATACATTGCAACTAGTGATCTTAAGCTCTATCACCAATTACGTCGGGGATTATTTGGGATAGGTCTTCATTTGCCTGGAAGAATTGGTCGAAAAACAGCTATTGGAGCATATCATTTAGCTCAGCATATGTATGGTTTTAACTGA
- a CDS encoding aldo/keto reductase, translating into MGTWHLGEGSKEKYQQEVATLRYGLNQGITLIDTAEMYGQGAAESLVGEAIQPFVRTNLTIVSKFYPWHANAQKLRTSLAASLKRLQTDYLDLYLLHWRQDTNLAEIVKNLENLKQEGLIHQWGVSNFDVADIKELLNIPDGNQCFANEDLYNLGSRGVETSLLELQRQQKIRFIAYSPFGSENSRYLEIKPQLRQMARKKGITVHSLLLAWVLQQGVYCIPKASSIKHLAENLTALDVSFSDDELSQLNMLYPRPINKVSLDMI; encoded by the coding sequence ATGGGAACTTGGCATCTTGGTGAGGGCTCTAAAGAAAAGTACCAACAAGAAGTGGCTACATTGCGTTATGGGTTGAATCAAGGAATAACCTTGATTGATACTGCAGAGATGTATGGTCAAGGAGCTGCAGAAAGTCTAGTAGGTGAAGCAATTCAACCTTTTGTTCGAACTAACTTAACAATTGTTTCGAAATTTTATCCATGGCATGCAAACGCTCAAAAATTAAGAACCAGCTTAGCTGCCTCTTTAAAACGCCTGCAGACAGATTACTTAGATCTTTATTTGCTTCATTGGCGGCAGGACACTAATTTAGCCGAAATAGTAAAAAATTTAGAGAATCTAAAACAAGAAGGATTAATTCACCAATGGGGTGTTTCAAATTTCGATGTAGCTGACATTAAAGAATTATTGAATATTCCCGATGGTAATCAATGCTTCGCTAACGAGGATCTATATAATCTTGGTAGTCGTGGAGTAGAGACGAGTTTACTTGAGTTACAAAGACAACAAAAAATTAGATTTATTGCGTATTCTCCTTTTGGATCTGAAAATTCGCGGTACTTGGAAATTAAACCACAATTAAGACAAATGGCCAGAAAAAAGGGAATCACAGTCCACAGTCTTTTATTAGCTTGGGTTTTGCAACAAGGTGTCTACTGTATACCTAAAGCTTCTTCAATTAAGCATTTAGCTGAAAACTTAACGGCTTTAGATGTAAGTTTTTCTGATGACGAGTTAAGTCAGCTAAACATGCTGTATCCACGCCCGATTAACAAGGTTTCCTTAGATATGATTTGA
- the codA gene encoding cytosine deaminase — protein MLIKHVHINNQTDLKDVRIEDGKFSEIAPDISARDQEQVLDGQNKVLLPPFIDSHIHLDATLTAGQPEWNETGTLFDGIRIWSKRKQSLTIKDVKQRARKTLLHQVGLGIQFVRSHVDTTDPHLTALQALLELKAELKDQIELQLVAFPQEGVLSFPHGKELLDQAIKEGADVVGGIPHYEFNQFYGADSLKYLVSLAEKYGVLVDVHCDEIDDPNSRNLEVLATLAYETGLKQRVTASHTTAMGSYNDAYTYKLFRLLKMAGLNFVANPLVNIHLGGRFDTYPKRRGLTRIKELGQAGINVSFGEDDVQDPWNPLGNGNMLDPLQMGVYAGQLMGYQQLQHSFNYVTYNAAKTLQIQDHYGIEVGKPGNCILLNGTDFYQVLNQHAEVLYNIREGRVLAKTTPAKTEIYWK, from the coding sequence ATGTTAATTAAACACGTTCACATTAATAATCAAACAGATTTAAAAGATGTTCGGATCGAGGATGGTAAATTTAGCGAGATTGCACCAGATATCAGCGCTCGAGATCAGGAGCAAGTACTTGATGGTCAAAATAAAGTTCTTTTACCACCTTTTATTGATTCACATATCCATTTAGATGCGACCTTAACAGCTGGGCAACCAGAATGGAACGAAACTGGGACTTTATTTGATGGTATTCGAATTTGGTCAAAACGGAAACAATCGTTAACAATTAAGGATGTTAAGCAACGAGCCCGAAAGACATTGTTGCATCAGGTTGGTTTAGGGATTCAATTTGTACGAAGCCACGTTGACACCACAGATCCTCACTTAACTGCTCTGCAGGCATTATTGGAACTAAAAGCTGAGCTAAAGGATCAAATTGAATTACAATTGGTTGCCTTTCCACAAGAAGGAGTTTTATCATTTCCGCACGGGAAAGAACTGCTCGATCAAGCTATTAAAGAAGGAGCTGACGTTGTTGGTGGAATTCCACATTATGAATTTAACCAATTTTATGGGGCTGATTCGTTAAAATATTTGGTTTCTTTAGCTGAAAAATATGGTGTTTTAGTTGACGTTCATTGTGATGAAATTGATGATCCTAACAGTCGTAATTTAGAGGTTCTTGCAACCTTGGCTTATGAAACTGGTTTGAAACAGCGGGTAACGGCAAGTCATACGACTGCGATGGGCTCTTACAATGATGCATATACCTATAAACTATTTCGCTTATTAAAAATGGCCGGGTTAAACTTTGTGGCTAATCCTTTAGTTAATATTCATTTGGGAGGCCGTTTTGATACTTATCCCAAGCGACGAGGATTGACTCGAATTAAGGAACTAGGTCAAGCGGGAATTAATGTATCATTTGGGGAAGATGATGTTCAGGATCCATGGAATCCTTTGGGAAATGGTAATATGCTTGATCCACTGCAAATGGGAGTTTATGCTGGACAGTTAATGGGTTACCAGCAATTGCAACATTCTTTCAATTATGTAACTTACAATGCAGCAAAAACATTACAAATCCAAGATCATTATGGAATTGAAGTCGGAAAACCGGGAAATTGCATTTTATTGAATGGAACTGACTTTTACCAAGTGCTCAATCAACATGCTGAAGTTCTCTATAACATTCGTGAAGGCAGAGTTTTAGCGAAAACTACTCCAGCAAAAACAGAGATATATTGGAAATGA
- a CDS encoding ECF-type riboflavin transporter substrate-binding protein, which produces MVQELNKKSDSIQSVVATGIGAAIIFVLMKFVAIPTGIPNTQINVAEGFLPLLAVIYGPVTAGLAIFIGHALNDFVTYGSPWWTWVIVDGLVGVVFGFLKNRLKIQTGVLSTAKLIWFNIYQIIVNFIGWVLLAPTGDILIYHEPATKVYVQGITTWLVNSISVAIIGTLLLVLYSRTRTKHGSLKKED; this is translated from the coding sequence ATGGTGCAAGAGTTGAATAAAAAGTCTGATTCAATTCAATCAGTTGTAGCTACTGGAATCGGGGCAGCAATTATTTTTGTTTTAATGAAGTTTGTTGCTATTCCAACCGGCATTCCGAATACACAAATTAACGTTGCTGAGGGATTTTTACCGTTGCTAGCGGTAATTTATGGTCCTGTAACAGCTGGACTTGCAATATTTATTGGTCATGCACTTAATGATTTTGTAACTTACGGGTCTCCTTGGTGGACATGGGTAATTGTCGATGGACTGGTTGGAGTGGTTTTTGGTTTCTTGAAAAATAGATTAAAAATTCAAACTGGTGTCTTATCAACTGCAAAATTGATTTGGTTTAATATTTATCAGATAATTGTTAATTTTATTGGTTGGGTTTTACTTGCGCCAACTGGCGATATTTTGATTTATCACGAGCCGGCGACTAAAGTTTATGTCCAAGGAATAACCACCTGGTTAGTAAATAGTATTTCGGTTGCAATTATTGGAACTTTGTTATTGGTACTATATTCTCGCACTAGGACAAAACATGGCAGTCTGAAGAAGGAAGATTAG
- a CDS encoding DUF2922 domain-containing protein — MKQLDLVFTDETGKNKTHFRLDGAKETLSAETVRDTMQKLISLEIFVAKKGQKMFVTPVEAKYIETLETPIFTL; from the coding sequence ATGAAACAACTTGATTTAGTTTTTACAGATGAAACCGGCAAAAACAAAACTCACTTTCGTTTGGACGGAGCCAAGGAAACATTATCGGCTGAAACCGTTCGTGATACAATGCAAAAACTGATTTCGTTAGAAATTTTTGTTGCCAAAAAAGGACAAAAAATGTTTGTAACTCCAGTAGAAGCTAAATATATCGAAACCTTAGAGACGCCTATTTTTACACTATAA
- a CDS encoding GNAT family N-acetyltransferase yields the protein MKILLDSVNEWNLKTVMEIERSSFSLSEAASISAMKQRQHQIPETFLGAFVNFKLVGFIVGPAISRRYLTDDLFSSVTKNFSANQAPYQAVLSLAVAPAYRKKGIASQLLQALIAQAQDAGRQGVTLTCLPTLITFYQKNGFQDEGIAESKHADETWHNLFLQL from the coding sequence ATGAAAATTTTACTTGATTCTGTCAATGAATGGAATCTAAAAACGGTGATGGAAATTGAAAGAAGTAGTTTTTCATTGTCAGAAGCAGCGAGCATATCAGCCATGAAACAAAGACAACACCAGATTCCTGAAACTTTTTTAGGAGCTTTTGTTAATTTTAAATTAGTAGGTTTTATTGTAGGGCCAGCTATTTCAAGGAGATATTTAACAGATGATTTGTTTAGTAGTGTGACTAAAAATTTTTCAGCCAATCAAGCACCATATCAGGCGGTCTTAAGCCTGGCGGTTGCCCCAGCCTACCGAAAAAAAGGAATTGCCAGTCAACTTTTGCAAGCGCTAATTGCTCAAGCCCAAGATGCTGGGCGACAAGGGGTAACGTTAACTTGTTTGCCAACTCTAATTACTTTCTATCAAAAAAATGGTTTTCAGGATGAAGGAATCGCTGAATCAAAACATGCTGATGAGACTTGGCACAATTTGTTTTTGCAGTTATAA
- a CDS encoding cytosine permease, whose translation MGKQPETFSIPLAKRRTTSWDMFATWVGANANNGTWYIGGVMAACGFLTATKILVLSSAIAYVCLALVGYIGFKTGVSTMGVARASFGLRGSFLPSIINFTQFIGWTAVNTFIAATSVSYLLHDLLGWPLWGQDGGLKGMLCGIVVMSVLHIISIASGSRSVQLIERLGIILVFVFVIWESIIVFQQVSFEQIIHWQVPTKLKLSSGNAFDTVAAFNLAWVTAAADFSRFARKKSAATTTSFAGALVGVLWFAMIGLISTISIAVSSGNYDPNNSDPSSIASRLGLGVLALLVIILTSMTANAVNLMAAGSALANIFAKLKLKYALWIVAGLATLVTFIPMILGSFLAAFTAFLDYIGMVLGPIISIIIVDYFFCAKQNYRVTDLTIPMGKYWYTKGVNWVAVLIWIIGAGVFFLLQQVSFLQSTIGATYPDMLLSGFLYWLIMNFLSKRGN comes from the coding sequence ATGGGGAAGCAACCTGAAACATTCAGCATTCCATTAGCCAAACGTCGAACAACTTCATGGGATATGTTTGCTACTTGGGTCGGAGCTAACGCAAATAATGGAACTTGGTACATTGGAGGGGTAATGGCTGCTTGTGGATTTTTAACAGCCACCAAGATTTTAGTTTTGTCATCAGCAATTGCATATGTTTGTTTAGCTTTAGTTGGTTATATCGGCTTTAAAACTGGTGTCTCAACGATGGGCGTTGCTCGCGCTTCATTCGGACTACGAGGAAGCTTTTTGCCATCGATTATAAACTTTACTCAATTTATTGGTTGGACAGCTGTCAATACCTTTATTGCTGCTACTTCTGTCAGTTATTTACTGCATGATTTACTAGGCTGGCCGCTTTGGGGACAAGATGGTGGTTTAAAAGGGATGCTTTGTGGAATTGTAGTTATGAGTGTGCTACATATTATTAGTATTGCTAGTGGTTCACGTTCAGTTCAGTTAATTGAACGTTTAGGAATTATATTAGTTTTTGTTTTTGTAATTTGGGAATCAATCATTGTTTTTCAACAGGTTTCATTCGAACAAATTATTCATTGGCAAGTTCCTACTAAGTTAAAGTTATCGAGTGGTAATGCTTTTGATACGGTTGCTGCTTTTAATTTAGCTTGGGTGACTGCAGCAGCTGATTTTTCACGTTTTGCTCGCAAAAAATCGGCCGCAACGACAACTTCTTTTGCAGGTGCATTGGTCGGAGTTCTTTGGTTCGCAATGATTGGTTTGATTTCAACAATCAGTATTGCAGTTTCATCTGGCAATTATGACCCGAACAACTCTGATCCAAGTTCGATTGCGAGTCGCCTGGGATTAGGTGTGCTAGCATTATTAGTAATCATCTTGACCAGTATGACAGCTAATGCTGTAAATCTGATGGCAGCTGGTTCCGCTTTAGCAAATATTTTTGCAAAATTGAAATTAAAATACGCTTTGTGGATTGTAGCAGGTTTAGCAACGTTGGTTACATTTATTCCGATGATTTTGGGCAGCTTTTTAGCGGCATTTACAGCTTTTCTAGATTATATTGGGATGGTTTTAGGGCCAATTATTAGTATTATTATTGTGGATTACTTTTTCTGTGCCAAACAAAATTATCGTGTTACTGATTTGACAATTCCGATGGGAAAATATTGGTATACTAAAGGTGTTAACTGGGTAGCGGTGTTAATCTGGATTATCGGCGCGGGAGTTTTTTTCCTGTTACAACAAGTTTCTTTTTTACAATCAACAATTGGAGCAACTTATCCTGATATGTTATTGAGTGGATTTCTTTATTGGTTGATCATGAACTTTTTAAGCAAAAGAGGTAATTAA
- a CDS encoding NAD(P)-dependent oxidoreductase — translation MKALLLVKPKPEELQRLDQQFPSVSFSTDTKIAGEAEIVLGWDKTLAQQFLKGHHLKWVQAKSAGIDYFPLEKFRERKILLTNASGLHSRYIAETVTGYILMENRGFRESFKRPQTWLTPEVLEAREQAALILGTGKIGREIARYCRFLGMQVIGVNRHGMDSHLVDVFDDVISIKNFQTAGYQTKINYLISTLPGTPETKHFLNAKVFRKIAPGYTFINVGRGNTLVEDDLLELVDESWIRSAYLDVFEHEPLETVSRLWHHDKIVITPHIAGQIPHFRAALYPLFATNLDNYLTGKPMHNLVDLQAGY, via the coding sequence ATGAAAGCTTTATTATTAGTAAAACCAAAACCCGAGGAACTTCAACGTCTAGATCAACAATTTCCTAGTGTTAGTTTTTCAACAGACACAAAAATTGCTGGAGAAGCAGAAATTGTTTTAGGTTGGGATAAAACCTTAGCCCAACAATTTCTTAAAGGACACCATCTTAAATGGGTGCAAGCTAAATCGGCTGGAATTGATTATTTTCCGTTAGAAAAATTTAGAGAAAGAAAAATTCTCTTAACGAATGCTTCGGGACTCCATAGTCGTTATATTGCTGAAACAGTCACTGGTTATATTCTAATGGAGAATCGTGGTTTTCGCGAAAGTTTTAAAAGGCCACAAACCTGGCTGACGCCAGAAGTTTTAGAAGCACGGGAACAAGCAGCTTTAATTCTAGGAACTGGTAAAATCGGTCGAGAAATTGCACGATATTGTCGCTTTTTAGGGATGCAAGTCATTGGTGTTAATCGCCACGGAATGGATTCACATTTAGTTGATGTTTTTGATGATGTTATCTCAATTAAAAACTTTCAGACAGCGGGGTACCAGACAAAGATTAATTATTTGATTTCAACTCTGCCGGGAACTCCAGAAACTAAACACTTTTTAAATGCCAAAGTTTTCCGCAAAATTGCTCCAGGCTATACTTTTATTAATGTTGGACGTGGTAATACATTAGTTGAAGATGACCTGTTAGAATTAGTAGATGAGTCTTGGATCCGCAGTGCTTATCTAGATGTTTTTGAGCATGAACCGCTAGAAACTGTTTCGCGTTTATGGCATCACGACAAAATAGTTATTACTCCACACATTGCTGGACAAATACCACATTTTCGTGCAGCATTATACCCCTTGTTTGCAACTAACTTGGATAATTATTTAACTGGCAAGCCGATGCACAATTTAGTTGATTTACAGGCTGGCTACTAG